In a single window of the Etheostoma spectabile isolate EspeVRDwgs_2016 chromosome 3, UIUC_Espe_1.0, whole genome shotgun sequence genome:
- the atf5b gene encoding uncharacterized protein atf5b, whose protein sequence is MAASILRRKIPPISTGELGAPHLRQASHSQSPPRTGAELAGRQHLIGDGHSDWMTEKVDLSSFVSTTESSPSSSLPPSPLEQDVKVPSDLEVMTSLLQEELAQLEDYFRSESTSTTNKLEKSSKCDKGAQAMGSQSYYQLPYGSYGTGQSETSPVVVTLATGELDLASFCGGPIGRTKIARPAPYNYHHRYHHNNGRRILGEAVKVGEEVGLDTWGSRGSYSGSTELSVNHYSTLKTVSKNSIGSVKKVRECALSLKEEESYCFSEGMFCSEEIARGFCLAGSYDSHHKREGQLMHNVKVNVSYDSTGLEVLHCSKDGGLSGSIPQETMVASDGYFHQSMSTEPYHSFIGDLDQPSQAQAVEPQHGHYLYPECLADQSYECLSRGEGEGPLMGAPIHRPTQRLKDEPCSVKPALVMGSACLEGGTGERKQKKRDQNKTAAHRYRLRKRAELDSLEEELHGLEGQNRELRDKAESVEREIQYVKDLLIEVYKARSQRLKQDGSA, encoded by the exons ATGGCGGCATCGATCCTTCGCAGGAAAATTCCTCCCATTTCCACAGGCGAGCTCGGCGCTCCCCATCTCCGACAGGCTAGCCACAGCCAATCACCGCCCAGGACGGGGGCGGAGCTAGCGGGGAGGCAGCACTTAATTG GTGATGGTCACTCAGATTGGATGACGGAAAAAGTTGATTTGTCTTCATTTGTGTCGACGACCGAGTCTTCTCCCAGCTCATCCCTTCCACCCTCGCCGTTAGAACAAGATGTCAAAGTGCCCTCGGATCTGGAGGTCATGACCTCACTGCTGCAGGAGGAGCTGGCTCAGCTGGAGGACTACTTCCGCTCCGAGTCCACATCCACAACAAACAAGTTGGAGAAATCCTCAAAATGTGACAAGGGTGCTCAAGCCATGGGCTCCCAGTCTTATTATCAGTTACCCTATGGCTCGTATGGGACCGGCCAATCAGAAACCAGCCCTGTGGTTGTTACCTTGGCAACAGGGGAACTGGACCTGGCCAGCTTCTGTGGCGGTCCCATCGGCAGAACCAAAATTGCGCGACCCGCTCCATACAACTACCATCACCGGTACCACCACAACAACGGGCGTCGAATCCTCGGCGAGGCGGTGAAAGTCGGGGAGGAAGTTGGACTTGATACATGGGGCTCGAGGGGAAGTTACTCAGGAAGCACAGAGTTGTCTGTGAACCACTACTCCACGCTGAAGACAGTGAGCAAGAACAGCATTGGTAGCGTCAAGAAGGTGAGAGAATGTGCTTTATCGTTGAAGGAAGAGGAGAGTTATTGTTTTTCAGAAGGAATGTTTTGCAGCGAAGAGATTGCTCGAGGTTTTTGTCTGGCTGGCTCGTACGACAGCCACCACAAGCGAGAGGGACAGTTGATGCACAACGTGAAGGTAAATGTAAGTTACGACAGCACGGGGCTCGAGGTCTTGCACTGCAGTAAAGATGGAGGACTTTCTGGAAGTATTCCCCAAGAGACAATGGTGGCCAGTGACGGCTACTTCCACCAGTCCATGAGCACAGAGCCTTACCATAGCTTTATAGGTGACCTAGATCAGCCGTCACAAGCACAGGCTGTAGAGCCCCAACACGGCCACTACCTCTATCCAGAATGCCTTGCAGACCAAAGCTACGAATGTCTGTCCAGAGGGGAGGGCGAGGGGCCGCTGATGGGAGCCCCCATCCACCGCCCCACCCAGAGGCTAAAGGATGAGCCCTGCTCCGTCAAACCAGCTCTGGTGATGGGCTCCGCTTGTCTGGAAGGTGGCACTGGAGAGAGgaagcagaagaagagagaCCAGAACAAAACTGCTGCTCACAG GTACAGACTGCGTAAGAGGGCGGAGCTGGACTCTCTGGAGGAGGAGCTGCATGGCCTCGAGGGGCAAAACCGGGAGCTTCGTGACAAGGCGGAGTCGGTGGAGCGAGAAATCCAGTACGTCAAAGATTTACTGATCGAGGTCTACAAGGCTCGCAGTCAGCGGCTCAAACAGGATGGCAGTGCCTAA